In a genomic window of Balaenoptera ricei isolate mBalRic1 chromosome 3, mBalRic1.hap2, whole genome shotgun sequence:
- the NDUFA13 gene encoding NADH dehydrogenase [ubiquinone] 1 alpha subcomplex subunit 13, which produces MAASKVKQDMPPLGGYGPIDYKRNLPRRGLSGYSMFAVGIGTLLFGYWSMMKWNRERRRLQIEDFEARIALMPLLQAEKDRRVLQMLRENLEEEAIIMKDVPDWKVGESVFHTTRWVTPTMGELYGLRMNEEILRATYGFMWYT; this is translated from the exons ATGGCGGCGTCGAAGGTGAAGCAGGACATGCCCCCGCTGGGGGGCTACGGCCCTATCGACTACAAGCGGAACCTTCCCCGTCGGGGACTATCGG gcTACAGCATGTTCGCCGTGGGCATCGGGACCTTGCTCTTTGGGTACTGGAGCATGATGAAATGGAACCGCGAACGCAG GCGCCTGCAGATCGAGGACTTCGAGGCCCGCATTGCACTGATGCCTCTGTTGCAGGCAGAGAAGGACCGGAG GGTTCTCCAGATGCTTCGGGAGAACTTGGAGGAGGAGGCGATCATCATGAAGGATGTGCCAGATTGGAAG GTGGGCGAGTCCGTGTTCCACACAACGCGCTGGGTGACCCCCACGATGGGCGAGCTCTACGGGCTGCGCATGAACGAGGAGATTCTCCGTGCCACCTATGGCTTCATGTGGTACACGTAG
- the TSSK6 gene encoding testis-specific serine/threonine-protein kinase 6: MSGDKLLSELGYKLGRTIGEGSYSKVKVATSKKYKGTVAIKVVDRRRAPPDFVNKFLPRELSILRGVRHPHIVHVFEFIEVCNGKLYIVMEAAATDLLQAVQRNGHIPGGQARDLFAQIAGAVRYLHDHHLVHRDLKCENVLLSPDERRVKLTDFGFGRQAHGYPDLSTTYCGSAAYASPEVLLGIPYDPKKYDVWSLGVVLYVMVTGCMPFDDSDIAGLPRRQKRGVLYPDGLELSERCKALIADLLQFSPSARPSASQVARNCWLRSGDSG, from the coding sequence ATGTCGGGCGACAAACTTCTGAGCGAACTCGGCTATAAGCTGGGCCGCACGATAGGCGAGGGCAGTTACTCCAAGGTGAAGGTGGCCACGTCCAAGAAATACAAGGGCACGGTGGCCATCAAGGTGGTGGACCGGCGGCGCGCGCCGCCAGACTTCGTTAACAAGTTCCTGCCACGCGAGTTGTCCATCCTTCGGGGCGTGCGGCACCCGCACATCGTGCACGTCTTCGAGTTCATCGAGGTGTGCAACGGGAAGCTGTACATTGTGATGGAGGCGGCCGCCACCGACCTACTGCAGGCCGTGCAGCGAAACGGGCACATCCCCGGGGGGCAGGCGCGCGACCTCTTCGCGCAGATCGCCGGTGCTGTGCGCTACCTGCACGACCACCACCTGGTGCACCGCGACCTGAAGTGCGAAAACGTGCTGCTGAGCCCTGATGAACGCCGCGTCAAGCTCACCGACTTCGGCTTCGGCCGTCAGGCGCATGGCTACCCCGACCTGAGCACCACCTACTGCGGCTCGGCCGCCTACGCGTCGCCCGAGGTACTCCTCGGCATCCCCTACGACCCCAAGAAGTACGACGTATGGAGTCTGGGTGTCGTGCTCTACGTCATGGTCACCGGGTGCATGCCCTTCGACGACTCCGACATCGCCGGCCTGCCCCGGCGTCAGAAGCGCGGCGTTCTCTACCCCGATGGCCTCGAGCTGTCTGAGCGCTGCAAGGCCCTAATAGCCGACCTACTGCAGTTCAGCCCGTCGGCCAGGCCCTCCGCGAGCCAAGTAGCGCGCAACTGCTGGCTGCGTTCGGGGGACTCCGGCTAG
- the GATAD2A gene encoding transcriptional repressor p66-alpha isoform X6, with protein sequence MIKSDKSLDMKSERRAPSPDVIVLSDNEQPVSPRVNGLTEDALKETSTEALMKSSPEERERMIKQLKEELRLEEAKLVLLKKLRQSQIQKETTTQKPAGSTGSSVTTPPPLVRGTQNIPSGKPSLQTSSTRMPGSVIPPPLVRGGQQTSSKLGPQASSQVVMPPLVRGAQQIHNIRQHSSTGPPPLLLAPRASVPSVQIQGQRIIQQGLIRVANVPNTSLLVNIPQPSPASLKGTTATSAQANSTPTSVTSVVTSADSPASRQAAAKLALRKQLEKTLLEIPPPKPPAPEMNFLPSAANNEFIYLVGLEEVVQNLLETQAGRMSAAVVLSREPYMCAQCKTDFTCRWREEKGGAIMCENCMASNQKKALKVEHTSRLKAAFVKALQQEQEIEQRLLQQGAAPAQAKAEPAAAPHPALKQVIKPRRKLAFRSGEARDWSNGAVLQASSQLSRGSATTPRGILHTFSQSPKLQNAASATALVSRTGRHSERAVSAGKGNATSNWKKAPLSTGGALAFVSPSLAVHKTSSAVDRQREYLLDMIPPRSIPQSATWK encoded by the exons ATGATAAAAAGTGATAAATCCCT TGACATGAAGTCCGAGAGGAGAGCCCCTTCGCCCGACGTGATCGTACTCTCTGACAACGAGCAGCCTGTGAGCCCGAGGGTGAATGGGCTGACCGAGGATGCCTTGAAGGAGACCAGCACTGAGGCCCTTATG AAAAGCAGTCCTGAAGAACGAGAAAGGATGATTAAGCAACTAAAAGAAGAGTTAAGATTAGAAGAAGCAAAACTCGTTTTATTGAAAAAGTTGCGGCAGAGTCAAATACAAAAGGAAACTACCACCCAGAAG CCCGCAGGCTCCACTGGGAGCTCTGTGACCACCCCTCCCCCGCTTGTACGGGGCACCCAGAACATTCCTTCCGGCAAGCCATCACTTCAG ACCTCTTCAACTCGGATGCCTGGCAGTGTCATCCCACCACCCCTGGTCCGTGGCGGGCAGCAGACGTCCTCGAAGTTAGGGCCACAGGCGAGCTCGCAGGTCGTCATGCCCCCACTCGTCAGGGGGGCCCAG CAGATCCACAACATCAGACAACATTCCAGCACGGGGCCACCACCGCTCCTCCTGGCTCCCCGGGCATCTGTGCCCAGTGTGCAAATTCAGGGACAGAGGATCATCCAGCAGGGCCTCATCCGCGTCGCCAACGTCCCCAACACTAGTCTGCTCGTCAACATCCCACAG CCCTCCCCAGCATCGCTGAAAGGAACGACAGCCACTTCTGCTCAGGCCAACTCCACCCCCACCAGTGTGACCTCCGTGGTCACCTCTGCTGATTCTCCAGCCAGTCGACAGGCAGCTGCCAAGCTTGCACTGCGCAAACAGCTGGAGAAGACGCTGCTTGAAATCCCCCCACCCAAGCCCCCCGCCCCTGAGATGAACTTCTTACCCAGCGCTGCCAACAACGAATTCATCTACCTGGTCGGCCTGGAGGAGGTGGTGCAGAACCTGCTGGAGACGCAAG CGGGCAGGATGTCAGCCGCCGTTGTGCTGTCCCGGGAGCCCTACATGTGTGCACAGTGCAAGACGGACTTCACGTGCCGCTGGCGGGAGGAGAAGGGCGGCGCCATCATGTGCGAGAACTGCATGGCGTCCAACCAGAAGAAGGCACTCAAGGTGGAGCATACGAGCCGCCTGAAGGCTGCCTTTGTGAAGGCGCTACAGCAGGAGCAGGAGATCGAGCAGCGCCTCCTACAGCAGGGCGCCGCCCCCGCGCAGGCCAAGGCCGAGCCTGCTGCCGCCCCACACCCTGCACTGAAGCAG GTCATAAAACCCCGGCGTAAGTTGGCGTTCCGCTCGGGAGAGGCCCGCGACTGGAGTAACGGGGCTGTGCTACAG GCCTCCAGCCAGCTGTCCCGGGGCTCGGCCACAACGCCCCGAGGCATCCTGCACACGTTCAGCCAGTCACCCAAACTGCAGAATGCAGCCTCGGCCACAGCCCTCGTTAGCAGGACCGGCAGACATTCCGAGAGAGCCGTGAGCGCTGGCAAGGGCAATGCCACCTCCAACTGGAAGAAGGCGCCCCTGAGTACAG GCGGGGCCCTTGCATTTGTCAGCCCGAGCTTGGCGGTGCACAAGACCTCCTCAGCTGTGGACCGCCAGCGGGAGTACCTCCTGGACATGATCCCACCACGCTCCATCCCCCAGTCGGCCACGTGGAAATAG